One Candidatus Coatesbacteria bacterium DNA window includes the following coding sequences:
- a CDS encoding DUF2062 domain-containing protein, translating to MDGRTMGAVKRFFTRIKDWLLGNRDPREIALGLALGAAISVTPLVGFHAVLAVLLSSITPANRLAALAATQVGNPLTLPFWFWLEIEIGGWITGTIIETRLDFTSVESVFQSLGGFLGEAALPWMIGAGLLSVAVGFSVYYLTILVAKLLHLRMRRRLLVEEARRAAEEAAGENDGC from the coding sequence ATGGACGGTCGAACCATGGGCGCCGTCAAGCGCTTCTTCACCCGCATCAAGGACTGGCTGCTGGGCAACCGGGACCCCCGGGAGATCGCCCTCGGCCTGGCCCTGGGCGCCGCGATCTCGGTCACCCCCCTGGTCGGCTTCCACGCCGTGCTGGCCGTCCTGCTGTCCTCGATCACCCCGGCCAACCGCCTGGCCGCCCTGGCCGCCACCCAGGTCGGCAATCCCCTGACCCTGCCCTTCTGGTTCTGGCTGGAGATCGAGATCGGCGGCTGGATCACCGGCACGATCATCGAGACCCGGCTGGACTTCACCAGCGTCGAGAGCGTCTTCCAGTCCCTGGGCGGCTTCCTCGGCGAGGCCGCCCTGCCCTGGATGATCGGTGCCGGCCTGCTCAGCGTCGCCGTCGGCTTCAGCGTCTACTACCTGACCATCCTCGTCGCCAAGCTCCTCCACCTGCGGATGCGCCGCAGACTGCTCGTCGAGGAGGCCCGCCGCGCCGCCGAAGAAGCAGCCGGAGAGAACGACGGCTGCTGA
- a CDS encoding tetratricopeptide repeat protein, whose amino-acid sequence MARKQRTGGFWDSPWPKVIIVAAALLPRLLLLGALAPSEFFTEPVMDSQVYDDWAWTIVSGEYQGQAEHYLNGSYYMGPLYAYFLTLIFGVFGHSLLAARLVGALIGAATALLVSGIGNRLFGRKLGFAAGLAAALYPALFFYDAALLMSVLLVFLTALALYLVLRGQQGDRWYHWLGAGACLGCYALGRANILLFAPVLALWVFFSFWKKPGEDGVGSGLGGRWKTERRRGFKRVVLLAAGTLLFVAPATIHNAVEGGEFVPVTANGGINFYIGNNELATGEYVNPSWIDVKHDPGGLSYVEGRLGEQLTYGEASRWWSARAGEWIADNPGRWLGLLGTKAFLFAHRHEIMQVANIHVILGWETPSWFFGVLFTLALAAFVWGREQRRRMGALWLFLLVYALSIVVFFITSRYRLPFVVVALPAAVWGARELVRRSRRGGRVLVKTLALVVPLLVVTNIPLSWLGIELQGNDAALANNRGTIYLEQGAYQFAAEEFERAARANPKLYAVYTNLGIANLRRGMITEARNNFRQALSLYPDPKAMINLGGIYLEKVQNGERQYLDDAGRYLARAVELVPGNPNANINFAIYQLALADYEGAADTLERGLVYRPDNPRLLFYLGHLYAKELERPARAVELLERFLETRPWTAEHNVALSWLEALR is encoded by the coding sequence ATGGCGCGTAAACAACGAACCGGCGGGTTCTGGGACAGCCCCTGGCCCAAGGTGATCATCGTGGCGGCGGCGCTGCTGCCCCGGCTGCTGCTGTTGGGCGCCCTGGCGCCCAGCGAGTTCTTCACCGAACCGGTGATGGATTCCCAGGTCTACGACGATTGGGCCTGGACGATCGTTTCCGGGGAGTACCAGGGCCAGGCGGAGCATTACCTCAACGGCTCCTACTACATGGGGCCGCTGTACGCTTACTTCCTGACCCTGATCTTCGGGGTTTTCGGTCACAGCCTGCTGGCGGCGCGGCTGGTGGGGGCGCTCATCGGCGCGGCGACGGCCCTGCTGGTTTCCGGGATCGGCAACCGGCTGTTCGGTCGGAAGCTGGGCTTCGCCGCCGGCCTGGCGGCGGCCCTCTACCCGGCGCTGTTCTTCTACGACGCGGCCCTGCTGATGAGCGTGCTGCTGGTCTTCCTGACCGCCCTGGCGCTCTACCTGGTGCTGCGTGGGCAGCAGGGGGACCGCTGGTACCACTGGCTGGGCGCCGGGGCCTGCCTGGGCTGCTACGCCCTGGGCCGGGCCAACATCCTGCTCTTCGCCCCGGTGCTGGCGCTCTGGGTCTTCTTCAGTTTCTGGAAGAAACCGGGGGAGGACGGCGTCGGCTCCGGTCTGGGCGGGCGCTGGAAAACGGAGCGGCGGCGGGGCTTCAAGCGCGTCGTGCTGCTGGCCGCCGGGACGCTGCTCTTCGTCGCGCCGGCGACCATCCATAACGCCGTCGAGGGCGGCGAGTTCGTCCCGGTGACGGCCAACGGCGGCATCAACTTCTACATCGGCAACAACGAGCTGGCCACCGGCGAGTACGTCAACCCCTCCTGGATCGATGTCAAGCACGACCCCGGCGGACTGTCCTACGTCGAGGGCCGGCTGGGCGAGCAGTTGACCTACGGCGAGGCCTCGCGCTGGTGGAGTGCGCGGGCCGGGGAGTGGATCGCCGACAACCCGGGTCGCTGGTTGGGGCTGCTGGGCACCAAGGCCTTCCTCTTCGCCCACCGCCACGAGATCATGCAGGTGGCCAACATCCACGTCATCCTGGGCTGGGAGACGCCGTCATGGTTCTTCGGCGTGCTGTTCACCCTGGCCCTGGCGGCCTTCGTCTGGGGGCGCGAACAGCGGCGACGGATGGGCGCGCTGTGGCTGTTCCTGTTGGTTTACGCCCTGTCGATCGTCGTCTTCTTCATCACCTCGCGTTACCGATTGCCCTTCGTCGTCGTCGCTCTGCCGGCGGCGGTCTGGGGGGCGCGGGAGCTGGTCCGGCGCTCGCGGCGGGGCGGCAGGGTGTTGGTAAAAACCCTGGCCCTGGTGGTGCCGCTGTTGGTGGTGACCAACATCCCCCTGAGCTGGTTGGGGATCGAGCTCCAGGGCAACGACGCCGCCCTGGCCAACAACCGGGGCACGATCTACCTCGAGCAGGGCGCCTACCAGTTCGCCGCCGAGGAGTTCGAGCGCGCCGCCCGGGCCAACCCCAAGCTCTACGCCGTCTACACCAACCTGGGGATCGCCAACCTGCGCCGGGGGATGATCACCGAGGCCCGTAATAACTTCCGGCAGGCCCTCTCTCTCTACCCGGACCCCAAGGCGATGATCAACCTGGGCGGGATCTACCTGGAGAAGGTCCAGAACGGTGAGCGCCAGTACCTCGACGATGCCGGCCGCTACCTGGCCCGGGCCGTGGAGCTGGTTCCGGGTAACCCCAACGCCAACATTAACTTCGCCATCTACCAGTTGGCCCTGGCCGATTACGAAGGCGCCGCCGACACCCTGGAGCGCGGGTTGGTCTACCGGCCGGACAATCCGCGCCTGCTGTTCTATCTGGGCCATCTCTACGCCAAGGAGCTGGAGCGTCCGGCGCGCGCCGTCGAGCTGTTGGAACGCTTCCTGGAGACCCGGCCCTGGACCGCCGAGCACAATGTGGCCCTCTCCTGGTTGGAAGCGCTGCGCTAG
- a CDS encoding cupin domain-containing protein, which yields MLVHDHRTIEREEVQTAGAVGVGVRWLVTRAMGAPNFAMREFEVAPGGRTPHHSHPWEHEVFVLAGGGEIHGDDGAQPIGPGTVVLVAPDEPHHFANTGAEALRFLCLIPHHD from the coding sequence ATGCTGGTACACGATCACCGGACGATCGAGCGTGAGGAGGTCCAGACCGCGGGCGCCGTCGGCGTGGGCGTGCGCTGGCTGGTGACCAGGGCCATGGGGGCGCCCAACTTCGCCATGCGCGAATTCGAGGTGGCGCCGGGCGGCCGGACGCCCCACCACTCCCACCCCTGGGAGCACGAGGTCTTCGTCCTCGCCGGCGGCGGCGAGATTCACGGTGACGACGGCGCGCAGCCGATCGGTCCGGGAACGGTGGTCTTGGTGGCCCCCGACGAACCCCACCATTTCGCCAACACGGGAGCCGAGGCTCTGCGCTTTCTCTGCCTGATCCCCCATCACGATTAG
- a CDS encoding diguanylate cyclase gives MAASDDFSIAGSFTELMKLSRNSDDIVEVFRAVLEHLTRITACRRPRLVWYPRYCPLFDKRPVGSPGKDAELSYLELPGAGDGNEARSPVFSLPLHHRGQLYGRLEIFGLEPPHKLGEHDFQACGGFVELLTGIINDKLSQLDTLTGLYSQDELERRFGEAAERFGRYGVVMLDLDHFKSVNDTYGHAVGDRALRSAAAVLRRSAGDGDFAVRRGGEEMVLILVDADLAKSARIAEKVRRELAAETVPVPEKGISFRVTASLGVGLYPEDGADGAAVLHAADKAVYAAKNAGRNRVYLAGRTPRPLRRPEPVKPRRRRTEPRSGAAAPATLSAEADVELTLVDNPPPPRRIERRHAPQRPPRPNEETVGDREELQLLRRRLAGLTTLRAWDLSARPSLGLQRLHPYYVDEHRGDLFIIEYNQNRVHRLPLRTYLETLKRESASRRRAPLICFGDHRGEGALSGPSAVAVDDDGGVWIADTHNSTIKQYDPDGSYLYNSRGKIGDAPGSLNRPQDVVHHGGFLLVADTLNHRLQGWGPSGRWDLEIGVRPARGAALAQPTRLAVGPDGRLYVIDLSANRIIIYSFAGDYLGELDVYGNGPGQLRTPTDLTVTREGVLVVAEGGDNNRLQFFDATRPVRRGAGSDNLYGGNPAAAAPALEHLGTIDLRAVRRRGERLELVAPSHLGEPDVETLRPWSVAGSSVEELYLVDQNSNHLLGLQPFAD, from the coding sequence GTGGCTGCGAGCGACGACTTCAGTATCGCCGGCTCGTTCACCGAGCTGATGAAGCTGTCGCGGAACTCCGACGACATCGTCGAGGTCTTCCGCGCCGTTTTGGAGCACCTGACCCGGATCACGGCCTGCCGCCGTCCGCGTCTGGTCTGGTATCCGCGCTACTGCCCGTTGTTCGACAAGCGTCCCGTGGGCAGCCCGGGCAAGGACGCCGAGTTGAGCTATCTCGAACTGCCCGGGGCGGGGGATGGCAACGAGGCCCGCAGCCCCGTTTTCTCCCTGCCCCTGCACCACCGCGGTCAGCTCTACGGTCGGTTGGAGATCTTCGGTCTCGAACCGCCGCACAAGCTGGGCGAACACGACTTCCAGGCCTGCGGCGGCTTCGTCGAGCTGCTGACCGGGATCATCAACGACAAGCTCTCCCAGCTCGACACCCTGACCGGGCTTTACAGTCAGGACGAGCTGGAACGCCGCTTCGGTGAAGCCGCCGAGCGCTTCGGCCGCTACGGCGTGGTGATGCTGGACCTCGATCACTTCAAATCGGTCAACGACACCTACGGCCACGCCGTGGGCGACCGCGCCCTGCGCAGCGCCGCCGCGGTTCTGCGCCGCTCGGCGGGGGACGGCGACTTCGCCGTGCGCCGGGGCGGCGAGGAGATGGTCCTGATCCTGGTCGACGCCGACCTGGCCAAAAGCGCCCGCATCGCCGAGAAGGTCCGGCGCGAGCTGGCCGCCGAGACCGTTCCCGTGCCCGAGAAGGGCATCAGCTTCCGGGTCACCGCCAGCCTGGGCGTCGGGCTCTATCCGGAGGACGGCGCCGACGGGGCCGCCGTCCTCCACGCCGCGGACAAGGCGGTTTACGCCGCCAAGAACGCCGGGCGCAACCGGGTCTATCTGGCGGGGCGCACACCGCGACCCCTGAGGCGTCCCGAACCCGTCAAGCCCCGTCGCCGCAGGACCGAGCCCCGCTCCGGCGCCGCCGCGCCCGCAACTTTGTCCGCCGAGGCCGACGTCGAGTTGACCCTGGTCGACAACCCGCCGCCGCCGCGCCGGATCGAGCGTCGCCACGCTCCGCAGCGACCGCCCCGGCCGAACGAGGAGACCGTCGGCGATCGGGAGGAGCTCCAGCTCCTGCGTCGGCGACTGGCGGGGCTGACCACTTTGCGGGCCTGGGACCTGAGCGCCAGGCCGAGCCTGGGGCTCCAGCGCCTGCATCCCTACTACGTCGACGAACACCGCGGCGATCTCTTCATCATCGAGTACAACCAGAACCGGGTCCACCGCCTGCCGCTGCGGACCTATCTGGAAACCCTCAAGCGCGAGAGCGCTTCCCGCCGCCGGGCGCCGCTGATCTGCTTCGGCGATCACCGGGGCGAGGGCGCCCTCTCCGGCCCCAGCGCCGTGGCCGTCGACGACGACGGCGGCGTCTGGATCGCCGACACCCACAACTCGACGATCAAGCAGTACGATCCTGACGGCAGCTACCTGTACAACAGCCGGGGCAAGATCGGCGACGCCCCGGGCAGCCTCAACCGGCCCCAGGACGTCGTTCATCACGGCGGGTTCCTGCTGGTCGCCGACACCCTCAACCACCGGCTCCAGGGCTGGGGCCCCTCGGGGCGCTGGGACCTGGAGATCGGCGTCCGCCCGGCCCGGGGGGCGGCCCTGGCCCAGCCGACGCGCCTGGCCGTCGGACCCGACGGCCGGCTGTACGTCATCGACCTCTCTGCCAACCGGATCATCATCTACAGCTTCGCCGGCGACTACCTGGGTGAACTCGACGTCTACGGCAACGGTCCGGGCCAACTGCGCACCCCGACGGACCTGACGGTCACCCGGGAGGGCGTGTTGGTGGTGGCCGAGGGCGGCGACAACAACCGGCTGCAGTTCTTCGACGCCACCCGGCCGGTCCGCCGCGGAGCAGGTTCCGACAACCTCTACGGCGGCAACCCCGCCGCCGCCGCTCCGGCCCTGGAGCACCTGGGAACCATCGACCTGCGGGCGGTGCGTCGCCGGGGCGAGCGCTTGGAGCTGGTGGCGCCTTCGCACCTCGGTGAGCCCGACGTCGAGACCCTGCGACCCTGGTCCGTGGCCGGGAGCAGCGTCGAGGAGCTCTACCTCGTCGATCAGAACTCCAACCACCTGCTGGGTCTCCAGCCCTTCGCCGACTGA
- the tilS gene encoding tRNA lysidine(34) synthetase TilS has product MTPPARQTGTPPEETFAPLAQALTDSAPPPGTPVLVAVSGGADSTALLRALVEAELDLELAVAHFDHRLRSDSTTDASRVLELCDELGVKSYLRRWKDADRSGGEAAAREARYTFLRELCRGEGFRRITLGHTLEDQVETLIVNLTRGAGLDGLAGMVVDDGELWRPFLNLRHRRLRAYLRSRGVGWIEDPSNRDKAIARNLIRHQVLPLLAQVNPEVLHNIARASGILARQRDFLRRRGDELAAETYLGTGPWGEVYGIQRLIEIHEALLFETLRAVWAAVVGWRGHLTSAHLVEMADLVRGANEQAAVDLPKSLRLRRSWHKICLGPKRLPKPPAPLELDDPGRWEWGSYLVELSNKPMTGSLGHLSVETADLPLTLRSRIDGDALRLSGVGTKKLKKILSESRVPAWEREHVPVIADAAGPLWVPGLARDERARETGALTLSVVDQAAGPPPLETEPEGPEGRY; this is encoded by the coding sequence ATGACCCCCCCCGCCCGTCAGACAGGGACTCCACCCGAGGAAACCTTTGCTCCCCTGGCCCAGGCCTTGACCGACTCGGCGCCGCCGCCGGGTACGCCGGTGCTGGTGGCCGTTTCCGGCGGCGCCGACTCCACCGCCCTGCTGCGCGCCCTGGTCGAGGCCGAACTGGACCTCGAGTTGGCCGTGGCCCACTTCGATCACCGGCTGCGCTCCGACTCGACCACCGACGCCTCCCGGGTTCTCGAGCTCTGCGATGAGCTGGGCGTCAAGAGCTACCTGCGGCGCTGGAAGGATGCCGACCGCTCCGGCGGCGAGGCCGCCGCCCGCGAGGCCCGCTACACCTTCCTGCGCGAGCTGTGCCGCGGCGAGGGCTTCCGGCGTATCACCCTCGGGCACACCCTCGAGGACCAGGTCGAGACCCTGATCGTCAACCTGACCCGGGGGGCGGGTCTGGACGGCCTGGCCGGGATGGTCGTCGACGACGGCGAGCTCTGGCGGCCTTTCCTCAACCTGCGCCACCGCCGCCTGCGGGCCTACCTGCGCAGCCGGGGGGTGGGCTGGATCGAGGACCCCTCCAACCGGGACAAAGCCATCGCCCGCAACCTGATCCGTCACCAGGTCCTGCCGCTGCTGGCCCAGGTCAATCCGGAGGTGCTGCACAACATCGCCCGGGCCTCGGGCATCCTGGCGCGCCAGCGAGACTTCCTGCGCCGCCGCGGCGACGAACTCGCCGCCGAGACCTACCTGGGCACCGGCCCCTGGGGTGAGGTCTACGGCATCCAGCGCCTGATCGAGATCCACGAGGCCCTGCTGTTCGAGACGCTGCGCGCCGTCTGGGCCGCCGTCGTCGGCTGGCGCGGCCACCTGACCAGCGCCCACCTGGTCGAGATGGCCGATCTCGTCCGCGGCGCTAACGAGCAGGCCGCCGTCGATCTGCCCAAGAGCCTGCGCCTGCGCCGCAGTTGGCACAAGATCTGCCTGGGGCCGAAGCGGCTGCCCAAACCGCCGGCGCCCCTGGAACTGGACGATCCCGGCCGCTGGGAGTGGGGTTCATACCTGGTCGAGCTGTCGAACAAACCCATGACGGGCTCTCTGGGTCACCTGAGCGTCGAAACCGCCGATCTGCCTCTGACGCTGCGCAGCCGGATCGACGGCGACGCCCTGCGCCTGTCCGGCGTCGGCACCAAAAAGCTGAAAAAGATCCTCTCCGAAAGCCGGGTGCCGGCCTGGGAGCGCGAGCACGTCCCCGTGATCGCCGACGCCGCCGGACCGTTATGGGTGCCGGGGCTGGCCCGGGACGAGCGGGCCCGGGAGACCGGCGCCCTGACCCTGTCCGTGGTCGACCAGGCCGCGGGTCCGCCGCCGCTGGAGACCGAACCCGAAGGCCCGGAAGGACGATATTAG
- a CDS encoding response regulator, which yields MKKQILWVDDEIELLRSQVLYLKRRGYEVAGVTNGDDALRAVLEQHFDLVLLDEQMMGLTGTETLAELKRIRPELPVVMVTKGEQEELMNEAYGLAADDFVVKPVKPSQLVSVLKRILEARALEAQSLVQRYMTELRQLDSSRDELADPDDWLERYVSLVKWDIALESARDRDLYDLHHQLLREDDAHFARFVIDNYRDWIADEGGRPLLAPDILPRVVFPFLGQKRPVYFIVIDAMRYDAWLLFRRFLEADWLIDDFPYFSIIPTSTNYARNAIFSGLFPAQIAERYPDWWIERSEEDASLNKFEAELMRACLERHGVQPPRRPRYKKARGTSADADIAELFRGWRDPTLYALVINFVDVLTHERAYFDVLSEMSNTPQSFRSVAASWFAHSKLLAGLKELARRDCTVVITTDHGSIQTRRAVIAYCDKRTSKGLRLWFGQNLRYEGEGALLIDRPGEWRLPAERIGKNYLIALEDYNFVYSYRQHEQRRYYAGAFQHGGVSMPEMIIPCAVMHPKAPTRK from the coding sequence ATGAAGAAGCAGATCCTCTGGGTCGATGACGAGATCGAGCTGCTGCGCTCCCAGGTGCTGTACCTCAAGCGCCGGGGCTACGAGGTGGCCGGGGTCACCAACGGCGACGACGCCCTGCGCGCCGTGCTGGAGCAGCACTTCGACCTCGTCCTCCTCGACGAGCAGATGATGGGCCTGACCGGCACCGAGACCCTGGCCGAACTCAAGCGCATCCGCCCCGAGCTCCCCGTGGTGATGGTCACCAAGGGGGAGCAGGAGGAGCTGATGAACGAGGCTTACGGCCTGGCGGCCGACGACTTCGTCGTCAAGCCGGTCAAGCCCAGCCAGCTGGTCAGCGTGCTCAAGCGCATCCTCGAGGCCCGGGCCCTGGAGGCCCAAAGCCTGGTCCAGCGCTACATGACCGAGCTGCGCCAGCTCGACAGCTCCCGGGACGAGCTGGCCGACCCCGACGACTGGCTGGAGCGCTACGTCAGCCTGGTCAAGTGGGATATCGCCCTGGAGAGCGCCCGGGACCGCGACCTCTACGACCTGCACCACCAACTGCTGCGCGAGGACGACGCCCACTTCGCCCGCTTCGTCATCGACAACTACCGCGACTGGATCGCCGACGAGGGCGGCCGGCCCCTGCTGGCCCCGGACATCCTGCCCCGGGTGGTCTTCCCCTTCCTGGGCCAGAAACGGCCGGTGTACTTCATCGTCATCGACGCCATGCGCTACGACGCCTGGCTGCTGTTCCGGCGCTTCCTGGAGGCCGACTGGCTGATCGACGACTTCCCCTACTTCTCGATCATCCCCACCAGCACCAACTACGCCCGCAACGCCATCTTCTCCGGCCTCTTCCCGGCCCAGATCGCCGAGCGGTATCCCGACTGGTGGATCGAGCGTTCCGAAGAGGACGCCAGCCTGAACAAGTTCGAGGCCGAGCTGATGCGGGCCTGCCTGGAGCGCCACGGCGTCCAGCCGCCCCGACGGCCGCGCTACAAGAAGGCCCGCGGCACCAGCGCCGACGCCGATATCGCCGAGCTGTTCCGCGGCTGGCGTGATCCCACCCTCTACGCCCTGGTGATCAACTTCGTCGACGTGCTGACTCACGAGCGGGCCTACTTCGACGTCCTGAGCGAGATGAGCAACACGCCGCAGAGCTTCCGCAGCGTGGCCGCCTCGTGGTTCGCCCACTCGAAGCTGCTGGCCGGGCTCAAGGAGCTGGCCCGCCGCGACTGCACCGTGGTCATCACCACCGATCACGGCAGCATCCAGACCCGCCGGGCCGTGATCGCCTACTGTGACAAGCGCACCAGCAAGGGCCTGCGGTTGTGGTTCGGCCAGAACCTGCGCTACGAGGGCGAGGGCGCCCTGCTGATCGACCGTCCGGGCGAATGGCGCCTGCCCGCCGAGCGCATCGGCAAGAACTACCTGATCGCCCTCGAGGACTACAACTTCGTCTACTCCTACCGTCAGCACGAGCAGCGACGCTACTACGCCGGCGCCTTCCAGCACGGCGGCGTCTCGATGCCCGAGATGATCATCCCCTGCGCCGTGATGCACCCCAAAGCCCCGACCCGTAAATAG